DNA from Rubripirellula lacrimiformis:
CCACTTCGCGGAATCGATCCGCGTTGCGAACCAGTTGAGGAACGTCCGTCAGGTCCATGGGGGGGCCAGGTGATCGGGGGGCAGTGAGAATCGGATGCAGCGGTGGTCAATATTTCGTCCCAAGCCGGTGCGGAAGGACGCATGATACAATATCACGGCGATCGCTTAACCATCGTCGAAGTGGCGCCCGAACACGCTTCACACCGGGGACCTCGGTGCGCGTGCCGGTTGTCACATCCGTCGGTGGGGTGTATCAGTTCAGGTGATTGAGAAGCGGTTCATCGCGACCGTTGTGCGTTTCATGTACTTGGGAAGCGGTTGCAGAGAACCGTTCGAAGATGGTTGATGCTGATGCAAAGTGAAAACTCTCGCACCCAATTTGCGATCGCCATTCTGGCGATCGTTGCGATCATCGTGCACGTGACGCTGCGATTTGGCATTTCGGCGCCAGAATCCTGGCTTGTGGTGCCGCTATGGGTCGCACTGGTTTTGGGGGGGATCCCGCTGGTTTGGGACCTGTTGATCAAGCTGCTGCACGGTGAGTTCGGATCCGACCTGTTGGCTGGGATTTCGATTGTCACCGCCGCTTGGTTGGGGGAGTATCTTGCCGGGGTCCTGGTCGTGCTGATGCTCTCCGGCGGTCAGACGTTGGAAAGCTATGCCGTGCGAAGCGCTTCGTCTGTTCTGGAAGCCTTGTCCAAACGCATGCCCTCGGTCGCCCATCGTAAAGTGGGGACCCAAGTCGACGATGTTCCGCTCACTGAGATCGGCATCGGCGATGACTTGATCGTGTTCCCGCATGAGGTCTGTCCGATCGACGGAACGGTCACCGATGGGCACGGCACGATGGACGAATCGTACTTAACTGGCGAACCGTACATGATGTCCAAGGCTCCGGGATCCACGGTGTTGTCGGGTGCGATCAACGGCGAAGCCGCGCTGACGATCCGCGCCGACAAACTGGCTGGCGATTCGCGTTACGCCCAAATCATGGCCGTCATGCAATCCTCACAGCAGCACCGGCCGCGAATTCGTCGACTCGGTGACCAATTGGGGGCCATCTACACACCGGTGGCGGTTTCACTTGCCGCTGCGGCTTGGCTTATCAGCGGTGATCCGATCCGATTTTTGGCCGTCTTGGTGGTCGCGACGCCCTGTCCGCTGCTGATCGCCATCCCCGTTGCCATCATCGGTTCGATTTCGTTGGCGGCCAAGCGAGCGATCGTGATCCGCGACCCGACTGTCCTGGAAAAACTAGACGGTTGTCGAACAGCGATCTTCGACAAAACCGGTACGTTGACATACGGCCAACCGGAATTGATCGGCAGTTTTGTTGCCGACGGGTTGGACGATCACGAAGTGTTGTCGCTTGTCAGCAGCGTCGAACGTTATTCCAAGCATCCGCTGGCCGAAGCGGTGATTCGCGCGGGCGAACAACAGGGGGTGGCATCGGCCCAAGCAACTCAGATCGTTGAAAAGCCGGGCCAGGGGTTGTTTGGGACCGTCGCGGGCAAAGCCGTTCGGATCACCAACCGCAAAACACTGCTGGCCGAACAGCCCCAACTTCGTGAATCATTGCCGCCGCCGTCCGCAGGATTGGAATGTGTAGTGCTGGTCGGCGATGTTTATGCGGCGACCTATCAGTTTCGTGATGCACCACGGCGCGAGGGAGCGTCGTTCATCGACCACCTGGGGCCGATGCACAAGATCAACCGAGTGATGCTGCTATCCGGCGATCGGGAATCCGAAGTGCGATACTTGGCCGATCAGGTCGGTGTCACCGAAATTTATGCCGACAAGAGTCCAGAGCAGAAGGTCGAAATCGTTCGTCAGGAAACCAAGCTCGCAGACACGCTGTTTGTGGGAGACGGCATCAACGATGCGCCCGCCTTGATGGCTGCGACGGTGGGAATCGCGTTTGGCCAAAACAGCGACGTGACGACCGAGGCGGCGGGGGCCGTGATCTTGGATTCTTCGCTGCAAAAAGTCGACGAGTTGATGCACATCAGTCGTCGCATGCGACGCATTGCACTGCAAAGTGCGGTGGGGGGCATGGGGCTAAGCGTGATCGCGATGTTCGTGGCGGCCGCGGGGTACTTGCCGCCGGTGGCCGGAGCGATCACGCAAGAAGTGATCGATGTCCTAGCGGTCGTCAACGCACTGCGCGTCGCTGTGAACCCGGGCCTGTTGTCCGACTATGAATCGAAGCCACCCGCCGCCGGGGCCGACACACCGGCAAGCGGTTGATTCGCAGGACCGGCCCGTCGGTCGCCCCGCCTTTTCCATCGGGAACGCGGACTTCCCCATCGGTCGCCGTTGCGCTGTACGAACACGCGGGCAAAACGTGTGGTCAAAACGTGTGGTCAAAACGTGTGGGATACGGATCATCGCGGGGGCAGAAAGGCAGGGTTTGTGGCTTGGCGACCTTCCATAGGCGCGCCGGTTGCATAGGAACCTCTGACGGATGTTTTTCCGTTTTTTACAAGGAACCTATGCATGACTGTCAGCCTACATTCCGCTGCTGCAACGCACGCCGATCACCGTCAATGGAAGAACGATCTCGAAACTTGGGAAAACGACATCGCCAACTGGCGTCGCGAACACGAAGATGCTCTCGCCGCGTTGGAACAAGTCGCAGATTGCATTCGGCTGCACAATGAATCGCTGGACGATCACGAACAGGCACTGCAAAAGACGGCGTTTGGTCTCACCGCGCATGAGAAGAAGCTGGCGGATCTCTTGCAGTCCAGCGGTCCATTGGATCTGGATGATGATCTGCAGCAGCAACATCAGCAGGAAGCGGCGCAGCACCAGTTGAACAAAGCTGCCCATGAACGGATCAAACGCCACCATCATCGTGCGATGGCACAGGTCGCAATTTTGAAAGCCTCGGTCGAAGCAGCGCTGTAGAGGGAGCGTGAGCCAACGTGCGTTGACGCCCACTTTGTCGTGCGAACAAGCACGGTAGTCGGCGCAAATGGTCAAAGTGATCGCAATTCTGCAGCGGTATCCGCTTTGCGAACTCTGTTCATCGACCGGTTCATCCATCGCAGCAAAGGGAAAGTACTATGCGAGTTTTATTGGCAAACGACGCGTCGAGTCATAGTCACGCGGCGGCGGAGTATCTGTTGGCGATGCCGTTTCGCAAACCCATTGATTTGGACATCGTGTCTGCGATTGCCCCACCGATCTGGATCGATGGTTCCACGGGCGGGATGGCACTGGACTTGACCGAGTTCATGGAGGAAGAGCGCGGGGTGGCCCAGCAGCGCGTCGATGAAGCGGCCACCAGTTTTCGCGATGGTGCTCGTGGCAAGTCTCTGCATGCGGTTCACACGCATGTGCCTGTCGGGCCGCCGTCCAGCGAACTGTTGAACTTGGCGTCGCAAACCGATTGTGATCTGGTTGTCCTGGGGGCCGTCGGCCATTCGGCTCTCGGCCGCGTGCTACTGGGAAGCGTTTCGGACTATGTGGCGACGCACAGCGACGTATCGACCTTGGTCGTTCGTCCCAATCAGGATTCGGATCAGCCGCCTTCGCTGGAAAAGATCGTGATTGCACTCTCGGGCAGCCGCGAAGACCAACGGATGATTGATTGGCTAGGGAATTTGCACCTGCGGCCAAGCGTGGAAGTTCACCTGATTCGCATTCTGCGGATCGACACGCTTTACCGACAAGATATTCGGCAAAGGGCGGCCGCGTCGTGGGGTGTCTTTGTCAAGGAAGCTCAGCAACAGATCCTGGACATGGAAACTCAGCTTCAGGCGATGGACCTGAATACCGAAACGCATCTGGTCGAAAGCGGCCATGTCGGCGAGGCACTGATCGACTACGCCGAGATGCACGGCTGTGACCTGATGATGACCGGCGACAGCGACAGTGGATTGCTGACGCGAGTTTTCATGGGCAGCACGTCCCGCTACGTCCTGCGTCATGCGATGTGCAGCGTGCTGGTGGTCCGAGACAAAGAGGAACGGGCCAAAGCAAAGCAAGAGATCGCTGCTGGTTTTCAGACCAATCCGATGATGATCTAACACTCCGCTGCCCCATCGACTCGCGCAAGCAGGGCGTTGGCTCGGCAAGAACCATCGCCAGGTATCCATTGTCAGAATCGGCGATCACGGATTGCTGTGCCAGAGGCCTGCAGGCGAAACTTTCTTGCCTGCTGGAATCCGTTTTCCGCCGGTGTGGGAAACACTGGCTGGTCGGATTCGTGATCATCATGGCACCGACGTTGGTTGGGGGTGAACACGAAGTTGGTTTGGGTTGAACATCTAGGGGCGGGCAGCAAATGAGAGGGGCGTACCATGCGATTCTGATCTCGGGTCAGTTCGTCTCGTCGGCGATTCTGGTGATGTCGGCCACTTGGTCGCCATTTCCGTTCCACGCGTTGCTGATTGCCAGCCCGGGCATCGTTTTGGCCGTGTGGGCGTGGTTCACGATGGGGCTGCTGCGGCTTCGTGTGGGTCCAGGCACAACGCAGCAGACTCGGCTGGTTCGCAGTGGCCCGTATGCCGTTGTTCGTCACCCGATGTATGTGGGACTGCTTTGGTTCACGGCGGCATGGTTGCCCTTCCCATTGGCGTGGTGGCGATCTGCGACGTGGTTGATGTTGCTGATCATTCTGATCGCGAAGACACGGGAAGAGGAAAAAGCAATGTGCGATCGTTTTGACCAGTACCCGAGCTACCGCGATCAGGTGGGCGGTTTGTTTCCGAAACTGCCCACCGCCACCCGATCTGGCTAGTGCCGTACGGCTTGGGATAGCGTTCGCAATCGCACGCCTTGGTGGTGTGGACTGTGCGGTCACGCTCGGATGGATGCGGCGCTGGGGCCCATTTTGTGCCGATCGGGTGGCAAATGGAAACGAATGCATTCGGCCCGATCTTTGCTTGAATCAATGATGGCAAAAGCGATTTGTTTTTGCGGTCCACGTTCCTCCCGTTAGAGGCAATTCGATGTATGAAAAAGACGTTCTCCATAGGCGAGGGCAAGCACTTGAAGACGAGTTCTTCCGACGGGTGGACCATAAGCTTGGCGAAGAACTACGAGCCAAGATGGACCGCGACGAAGCACGGATTCAATTGGCGTCCGCGACGGGGTTCCAGGACGAAGAACTGTTGGACCACTTGATCGACGCAGGATTTTCTCAGGCTTCCATCGCTGCACTCGCGTTGGTTCCCGCTGTGTTTGTCGCTTGGGCCGATGGAAACGTGACGCCTGCTGAACGCCAAGTCATCTTGCACGCCGCCCTTCGCCGTGGCGTCAAGCAAGAGCCGTCTGCGTTTGCGATGCTAGAAGACTGGCTTCACGTACAACCAAGTGATCTGCTGTGGAGTCTTTGGACCGAGTATTCGCGTGCCGTGTACCAATCGGTAAAGCCCGCCTTCGCAGCCATCCTGCAGAACGAGATTTTGCGATTGGCGACGGTCGTTGCCGAGGCGTCGGGCGGCACTTTCGGGCGCGGGCAGATTTCGCCTGCCGAAAAAACGATTCTGGACCAGATTGCCGCCGGTCTGTTGGTCGACGATTAGCCAGAGACGTCGCCCAAATCATGCGAACATCCTAGCTCCCCGCGGTTGGAAAATCGTGGGGAGCCAGGCCCGAGCCGAACCGGGCCGTGGATGTCAGACCCAGGGCCGGGTGAATGAGGGCCGGGCGAACGAGGTCCGGGCGAACCAGGTCCGGGCGAACCAGGGCCGGGCGAACCAGGTCCGGGCGAACGAGGTCCGGGCGAACGAGGGTCACCCGAGGCTGTCCTGGTCGAGGTCGGCCCAGCGGCAACGAACCTGCGTGCCGTTCGTCGCTACTCGGTTTCACGCAGCGATTGGTGGCATCGAACGCAACTGACCGTCAACTGGTGATAGGCCAGCGTGACGCCTTCGATGTTTTCTTTCTTTGCTTGGCGAATCACTTCGTCGGTCATGCGTTCAAACGACCGTAGATGTCCTCGGTAGCCTTCGAATCGACTTCGTGCGAAGCCTTCCACCTTGTTCAGCACACGCATCTTGTTCGCGTTGGCTTCGATCTCTGCAAAATCACCCATCGAAAGTCCTCGCAAGATTCCGGTGGAGTAGTCCAGTTTCTTTTTCATCCAGAAGTCCAGCGGTTTATCGCTGGTATCGGAGTGGTCCGAATCCGCGGTCGCTGCTGCTGGCGTTGTGGATTCCTCTTGCGCCACTGCAGCGCTGCAAAACATGATCGAAAACGTCAGCAAGAAAAGACTTCGCATCACAAAATTCCTGGTCATCAAGGTTCGGGTTGAAACGGTCGCTCGCTGACTTAGGCAAAGGTCATGCCGATGTTCCAATCCCGGGTATGCGACATTGCCTGCGTGCCTGACGGCACAGCGTGCAGATGTGCACGACATCGTGAGCGAAACGTCGGTCTGGTGGTCTTCGTTTCGATTGGTCCGGGGATTGCGAACGCTGCGTCCCTGGTTGCGAGATCGGGAATGATCGAGCCAAGGAAGTAGCCTCGCTGCGGAAGTACGCCACCATGACCAATATTGCTTCGGACAATCCAACCTTGGCTGCCCCGCCGAAGCCACCTCACGCCGAATCCGTGTCCTCGATTCTGGCGACGATCAAGACATCCACCAATACCGGCCTCGACAGTGCCGAAGTCTCTCGGCGATTAGCGAAGTTTGGTCCCAACACGATCCCGTCGTCCGATACGGTTCGCTGGCATCAAGTTCTGTTGCGGCAATTCACCGACGTATTGATCGTGATCTTGGTGGTGGCTGGGTTGGTGTCTGTGGCGGTTGGCGAGGTCACCGATGCGATCGTGATCTTTGCGATCGTCTTGCTAAACGGATTGTTGGGGTTTGTTCAAGAGTGGAAAGCGGAGCGATCGTTGGCTGCACTGCGCCAAATGTTGGCACCACGTTGCCGCGTGATACGCGACGCAAGCGAAATGGAGATCGACGCTGCCGAATTGGTCCCTGGCGACATCGTGCAGATTGAAACGGGCGATCGTGTTCCAGCCGACCTGCGACTGACGCGATGCATGAACTTGCAGATCGACGAATCGGCGTTGACCGGCGAATCGGTAGCGGTCGATAAGTCGACGGATTCCATCGAAGCGACGACCGATTTGGCCGAACGGACCAACATGGCGTGGACGGGAACCGCCGCCACCGCTGGGCGAGGCATCGGAGTCGTTGTGGCCACGGGCCAGAACACTGAATTTGGTCGGATCGCCAAGCTGACCGAAACCATCGGACGCGACGCGACTCCGCTGCAACAGAAATTAAGTGTCCTTGGCAGGCAGCTTGGCGTCGCCGCCATCGTGATATCGATCGTCGTCGCCGTGACCGGTTGGGTGATGGGCAAGCCGATGACGGAGATGTTCTTTACGGCTGTGTCGTTGGCGGTGGCCGTCGTCCCCGAAGGATTGCCCGCCGTGGTTACCCTGACGCTGGCACTTGGCGTGCGCGAGATGGTGCGTCGCAAGGCCCTGTTGCGTCGCTTGCGGGCGGCCGAGTCGCTCGGGTCGGCGACCGTCATCTGCACTGACAAAACGGGCACGCTGACGCAAAATCAAATGACAGTCCAACGAATCTGGTTGGCGGCTGGTGAAGTCGACGTGACAGGGGTCGGCTATGACCCCGCGGGGCACTTCGAATCGGCAGGACAAAAGATCGATTTTCGTGACCGCAGTGATTTGTTGGCTCTGTTGCATTCCGGCCTGCGATGCAACCACGCCCGGCTAGTCAAGAACGCCGATGGATGGCAACCGATCGGCGAACCGACCGAGTCAGCGATCGTCGTCGCGGCGCACAAAGCCTGGATTGATCCGCGTCAATGCGTCGAGCCAGTGGCCGAATTTTCGTTCACATCCAATCGAAAACGGATGACGGTGATCACGCAGGATCAAGGGCAGATGATCGCCGATGCAAAAGGGGCCCCCGAGATACTGTTGCCGCTGTGCACTGACATTTTGGAGGGCCAGTCCCGTCGTCCCTTGACCGACCAGGATCATCAGAACATCACCGCGGCGATCGAAACGATGGCCGGGCGCGGACTGCGGACTCTGGCGATCGCCCGGCGAGAACTATCCGCCAGTGATCCGTGTGACGAAAGTGCCGTCGAGGACAGCATGACGCTGCTGGGGATCGTTGGCATGATGGACCCGCCTCGGGCAGAGGTCCCCGACGCGATATCGCTGGCCAAGGCCGCGGGCATTCGGGTCTTCATGATTACCGGCGATTCGCCTGTGACCGCGACCGCCATCGCTCGGCAAATCGGTTTGCCAGTCGACCAAGCCGTGGTCGGCGGCGAACTGGATGCGATGGACGATCAGGCGTTGGGGACCGCACTGGCTGGCGACGTCGTCTTCGCTCGCACCACGCCGGAACACAAGCTGCGGATCGTAAAACTGTTGCAGTCCCAAGGTCATATCGTCGGCATGACCGGCGACGGAGTGAACGATGCGCCGGCGCTGAAGAAGGCTGATATCGGAATCGCGATGGGAAAACGGGGCACCGATGTTGCCAAGGGAGCCGCGGATATCGTGCTGACCGACGACAACTTCAGTTCAATCATCGGTGCGGTCGAAGAGGGACGTCGGCAATATGACAACATTCAAAAGTTTGTTCGATACCTGTTGTCGTCCAATACCGGTGAAGTCGTCGCAATCTTTCTGAACATCTTGATGGGCGGACCACTGTTGTTTTTGCCTGTGCAAATTCTGTGGATGAACTTGGTCACCGATGGGTTGACGGCCGTGGCGCTCGGATTGGAACCGTCTGAAAAGAACACCATGTACCGGCCTCCTCGACGACCCGATGAACCGGTGCTGACGAAGTCTGGGATGGCAATGATCGCGGCATTAGGAACCTACGTCGGACTGGCATCGCTATGGCTGTTTCATCACTACTTGGACGATGCCGATCCGAGTTCGATCGCGATTGCCCAGACCGTCGCATTCACTGGCATCATCGTGGTTGAAAAAATCAACGTCCTGAATTTCCGTTCGTTAGGGGCACCGATTTGGACGGTCGGATTTTTGTCGAATCCTTGGGTGTTGTTGGCGATTGGAACCACGATCTCGCTTCAAATCGCGGCGGTCTATGTCCCTGTGATGCAGTCGGTCCTGCATACCGTTCCACTATCGCTTGCCGATTGGGGGCTGATCGTCGTGGTCGCGATGCCGATCTTTGTGTTGGTGGAGATCATCAAAACATTCGCGTGGATGCGATCATCCACCGAGTCATCTTGAACCACGGGGTTGGCTGGGTTGTGCGTTACCGCACATCCACGTGGTGACTTTGCCGACATTTCCGGACTGGATCAAAAATTGCATTGTACGGCTGGCAACACTACTTTCAACCGAGGGGAACGAATCATGTCGCAATCCATCACTGAACTGCTTGGCGAAGACGCCGACCGCTTGTTGTCGCACCAATGCCAAACGATTCCACAGGAACACCTGCACATTCCCGGACCGGATTTTATGGAGCGTGTGGTTATTGACAGCGATCGCAATCAACGAGTGGTCAACAATTTGGCTAGGTTGTTCGGGCATGGGCGATTGGCGGGAACCGGATACGTTTCGATCTTGCCGGTGGATCAGGGCATCGAGCACTCGGCGGGAGCTTCGTTTGCACCCAATCCTGAATACTTTGATCCCGCGAACATCGTACGCTTGGCGATCGAAGGCGGCTGCAATGCGGTGGCTTCGACGATCGGTGTTCTAGGGGCAGTGTCACGGCGGTATGCACACCGGATTCCGTTCTTGGTGAAGATCAATCACAACGAATTGCTTAGCTACCCCAATTCGTACGACCAAGTGATGTTTGCCAGCGTGGATCGGGCTTTCGATTTGGGGGCAGCCGCGGTTGGGGCAACGATCTATTTTGGATCGCCAGAATCACGTCGACAGATCGTCGAGGTCGCCGAAGCGTTCGAACGGGCTCATGAATTGGGCATGGCGACGGTGTTGTGGTGCTATTTGCGAAACCCTGGGTTCAAAACCGACCAAGACTATCACGCGTCGGCGGACCTGACCGGCCAAGCCAACCACCTAGGCGTGACATTGCAGGCCGACATCATCAAACAGAAGCTGCCTACCAACAACGGTGGGTACGTCGCGATCCAGTTCGGAAAGACTTCGTCATTGGTCTACAAGAAACTGACCACGGACCATCCGATCGATCTGTGTCGCTATCAGGTGGCCAATTGCTATATGGGACGTGTGGGGATGATCAATTCAGGCGGGGCGTCCTCGGGGGCATCCGATCTAGCGGATGCTGTGAAGACCGCTGTGATCAACAAACGGGCTGGCGGCACCGGATTGATTTCAGGTCGCAAGGCGTTTCAACGTCCGATGACCGAAGGCATCGAACTGCTAAACCAGATCCAAAACGTGTACCTGGATTCATCGATCACGATCGCATGACCGACGCTCTGGAATTTTGACGAATTTCACCGCGGCGCAGGTTCGATCGCTGTCAGGACGGATCGGTGGCTTCTGTCCACCACGACACGCATTTCCCGTGCGTTGCTAAGCCGTCGGATGTCCCCATCGGTCGGATTGTTGGTTGGGTGGCGTGACCATGGATTCGGCGGTGTCGATGTGTGCAGTCAAAGCGGTGATGTAGGCCGCCCGTTCTTCGTCGCT
Protein-coding regions in this window:
- a CDS encoding methyltransferase family protein, which encodes MRGAYHAILISGQFVSSAILVMSATWSPFPFHALLIASPGIVLAVWAWFTMGLLRLRVGPGTTQQTRLVRSGPYAVVRHPMYVGLLWFTAAWLPFPLAWWRSATWLMLLIILIAKTREEEKAMCDRFDQYPSYRDQVGGLFPKLPTATRSG
- a CDS encoding heavy metal translocating P-type ATPase, whose translation is MLMQSENSRTQFAIAILAIVAIIVHVTLRFGISAPESWLVVPLWVALVLGGIPLVWDLLIKLLHGEFGSDLLAGISIVTAAWLGEYLAGVLVVLMLSGGQTLESYAVRSASSVLEALSKRMPSVAHRKVGTQVDDVPLTEIGIGDDLIVFPHEVCPIDGTVTDGHGTMDESYLTGEPYMMSKAPGSTVLSGAINGEAALTIRADKLAGDSRYAQIMAVMQSSQQHRPRIRRLGDQLGAIYTPVAVSLAAAAWLISGDPIRFLAVLVVATPCPLLIAIPVAIIGSISLAAKRAIVIRDPTVLEKLDGCRTAIFDKTGTLTYGQPELIGSFVADGLDDHEVLSLVSSVERYSKHPLAEAVIRAGEQQGVASAQATQIVEKPGQGLFGTVAGKAVRITNRKTLLAEQPQLRESLPPPSAGLECVVLVGDVYAATYQFRDAPRREGASFIDHLGPMHKINRVMLLSGDRESEVRYLADQVGVTEIYADKSPEQKVEIVRQETKLADTLFVGDGINDAPALMAATVGIAFGQNSDVTTEAAGAVILDSSLQKVDELMHISRRMRRIALQSAVGGMGLSVIAMFVAAAGYLPPVAGAITQEVIDVLAVVNALRVAVNPGLLSDYESKPPAAGADTPASG
- a CDS encoding cation-translocating P-type ATPase — its product is MTNIASDNPTLAAPPKPPHAESVSSILATIKTSTNTGLDSAEVSRRLAKFGPNTIPSSDTVRWHQVLLRQFTDVLIVILVVAGLVSVAVGEVTDAIVIFAIVLLNGLLGFVQEWKAERSLAALRQMLAPRCRVIRDASEMEIDAAELVPGDIVQIETGDRVPADLRLTRCMNLQIDESALTGESVAVDKSTDSIEATTDLAERTNMAWTGTAATAGRGIGVVVATGQNTEFGRIAKLTETIGRDATPLQQKLSVLGRQLGVAAIVISIVVAVTGWVMGKPMTEMFFTAVSLAVAVVPEGLPAVVTLTLALGVREMVRRKALLRRLRAAESLGSATVICTDKTGTLTQNQMTVQRIWLAAGEVDVTGVGYDPAGHFESAGQKIDFRDRSDLLALLHSGLRCNHARLVKNADGWQPIGEPTESAIVVAAHKAWIDPRQCVEPVAEFSFTSNRKRMTVITQDQGQMIADAKGAPEILLPLCTDILEGQSRRPLTDQDHQNITAAIETMAGRGLRTLAIARRELSASDPCDESAVEDSMTLLGIVGMMDPPRAEVPDAISLAKAAGIRVFMITGDSPVTATAIARQIGLPVDQAVVGGELDAMDDQALGTALAGDVVFARTTPEHKLRIVKLLQSQGHIVGMTGDGVNDAPALKKADIGIAMGKRGTDVAKGAADIVLTDDNFSSIIGAVEEGRRQYDNIQKFVRYLLSSNTGEVVAIFLNILMGGPLLFLPVQILWMNLVTDGLTAVALGLEPSEKNTMYRPPRRPDEPVLTKSGMAMIAALGTYVGLASLWLFHHYLDDADPSSIAIAQTVAFTGIIVVEKINVLNFRSLGAPIWTVGFLSNPWVLLAIGTTISLQIAAVYVPVMQSVLHTVPLSLADWGLIVVVAMPIFVLVEIIKTFAWMRSSTESS
- a CDS encoding class I fructose-bisphosphate aldolase, translating into MSQSITELLGEDADRLLSHQCQTIPQEHLHIPGPDFMERVVIDSDRNQRVVNNLARLFGHGRLAGTGYVSILPVDQGIEHSAGASFAPNPEYFDPANIVRLAIEGGCNAVASTIGVLGAVSRRYAHRIPFLVKINHNELLSYPNSYDQVMFASVDRAFDLGAAAVGATIYFGSPESRRQIVEVAEAFERAHELGMATVLWCYLRNPGFKTDQDYHASADLTGQANHLGVTLQADIIKQKLPTNNGGYVAIQFGKTSSLVYKKLTTDHPIDLCRYQVANCYMGRVGMINSGGASSGASDLADAVKTAVINKRAGGTGLISGRKAFQRPMTEGIELLNQIQNVYLDSSITIA
- a CDS encoding universal stress protein, producing MRVLLANDASSHSHAAAEYLLAMPFRKPIDLDIVSAIAPPIWIDGSTGGMALDLTEFMEEERGVAQQRVDEAATSFRDGARGKSLHAVHTHVPVGPPSSELLNLASQTDCDLVVLGAVGHSALGRVLLGSVSDYVATHSDVSTLVVRPNQDSDQPPSLEKIVIALSGSREDQRMIDWLGNLHLRPSVEVHLIRILRIDTLYRQDIRQRAAASWGVFVKEAQQQILDMETQLQAMDLNTETHLVESGHVGEALIDYAEMHGCDLMMTGDSDSGLLTRVFMGSTSRYVLRHAMCSVLVVRDKEERAKAKQEIAAGFQTNPMMI